From the genome of Symphalangus syndactylus isolate Jambi chromosome 7, NHGRI_mSymSyn1-v2.1_pri, whole genome shotgun sequence, one region includes:
- the RNF14 gene encoding E3 ubiquitin-protein ligase RNF14 isoform X1 has product MSSEDREAQEDELLALASIYDGDEFRKAESVQGGETRIYLDLPQNFKIFVSGNSNECLQNSGFEYTICFLPPLVLNFELPPDYPSSSPPSFTLSGKWLSPTQLSALCKHLDNLWEEHRGSVVLFAWMQFLKEETLAYLNIVSPFELKIGSQKKVQRRTAQASPNTELDFGGAAGCDVDQEEIVDERAVQDVESLSNLIQEILDFDQAQQIKCFNSKLFLCNICFCEKLGSECMYFLECRHVYCKACLKDYFEIQIRDGQVQCLNCPEPKCPSVATPGQVKELVEAELFARYDRLLLQSSLDLMADVVYCPRPCCQLPVMQEPGCTMGICSSCNFAFCTLCRLTYHGVSPCKVTAEKLMDLRNEYLQADEANKRLLDQRYGKRVIQKALEEMESKEWLEKNSKSCPCCGTPIEKLDGCNKMTCTGCMQYFCWICMGSLSRANPYKHFNDPGSPCFNRLFYAVDIDDDIWEDEGED; this is encoded by the exons ATGTCGTCAGAAGATCGAGAAGCTCAGGAGGATGAATTGCTGGCCCTGGCAAGTATTTACGATGGAGATGAATTTAGAAAAGCAGAGTCTGTCCAAGGTGGAGAAACCAGGATCTATTTGGATTTGCCACAGAATTTCAAGATATTTGTGAGCG GCAATTCAAATGAGTGTCTCCAGAATAGTGGCTTTGAATACACCATTTGCTTTCTGCCTCCACTTGTGCTGAACTTTGAACTGCCACCAGATTATCCATCCTCTTCCCCACCTTCATTCACACTTAGTGGCAAATGGCTGTCACCAACTCAG CTATCTGCTCTATGCAAGCACTTAGACAACCTATGGGAAGAACACCGTGGCAGCGTGGTCCTGTTTGCCTGGATGCAATTTCTTAAGGAAGAGACCCTAGCATACTTGAATATTGTCTCTCCTTTTGAGCTCAAGATTGGTTCTCAGAAAAAAGTGCAGAGAAGGACAGCTCAAGCTTCTCCCAACACAGAGCTAGATTTTGGAGGAGCTGCTGGATGTGATGTAGACCAAGAGGAAATTGTGGATGAGAGAGCTGTGCAGGATGTGGAATCACTGTCAAATCTGATCCAGGAAATCTTGGACTTTGATCAAGCTCAGCAGATAAAATGCTTTAATAGTAAATTGTTCCTGTGCAATATCTGTTTCTGTGAGAAGCTGGGTAGTGAATGCATGTACTTCTTGGAGTGCAGGCATGTGTACTGCAAAGCCTGTCTGAAGGACTACTTTGAAATCCAGATCAGAGATGGCCAGGTTCAATGCCTCAACTGCCCAGAACCAAAGTGCCCTTCGGTGGCCACTCCTGGTCAG GTCAAAGAGTTAGTGGAAGCAGAGTTATTTGCCCGTTATGACCGCCTTCTCCTCCAGTCCTCCTTGGACCTGATGGCAGATGTGGTGTACTGCCCCCGGCCGTGCTGCCAGCTGCCTGTGATGCAGGAGCCTGGCTGCACCATGGGTATCTGCTCCAGCTGCAATTTTGCCTTCTGTACTTTGTGCAGGTTGACCTACCATGGGGTCTCTCCTTGTAAGGTGACTGCAG AGAAATTAATGGACTTACGAAATGAATACCTGCAAGCAGATGAGGCTAATAAAAGACTTTTGGATCAAAGGTATGGTAAGAGAGTGATTCAGAAGGCACTGGAAGAGATGGAAAGTAAGGAGTGGCTAGAGAAGAACTCAAAGAGCTGCCCATGTTGTGGAACTCCCATAGAG AAATTAGATGGATGTAACAAGATGACATGTACTGGCTGTATGCAATATTTCTGTTGGATTTGCATGGGTTCTCTCTCTAGAGCAAACCCTTACAAACATTTCAATGACCCTGGTTCACCATGTTTTAACCG GCTGTTTTATGCTGTGGATATTGATGACGATATTTGGGAAGATGAGGGTGAAGACTAG
- the RNF14 gene encoding E3 ubiquitin-protein ligase RNF14 isoform X2: protein MQFLKEETLAYLNIVSPFELKIGSQKKVQRRTAQASPNTELDFGGAAGCDVDQEEIVDERAVQDVESLSNLIQEILDFDQAQQIKCFNSKLFLCNICFCEKLGSECMYFLECRHVYCKACLKDYFEIQIRDGQVQCLNCPEPKCPSVATPGQVKELVEAELFARYDRLLLQSSLDLMADVVYCPRPCCQLPVMQEPGCTMGICSSCNFAFCTLCRLTYHGVSPCKVTAEKLMDLRNEYLQADEANKRLLDQRYGKRVIQKALEEMESKEWLEKNSKSCPCCGTPIEKLDGCNKMTCTGCMQYFCWICMGSLSRANPYKHFNDPGSPCFNRLFYAVDIDDDIWEDEGED, encoded by the exons ATGCAATTTCTTAAGGAAGAGACCCTAGCATACTTGAATATTGTCTCTCCTTTTGAGCTCAAGATTGGTTCTCAGAAAAAAGTGCAGAGAAGGACAGCTCAAGCTTCTCCCAACACAGAGCTAGATTTTGGAGGAGCTGCTGGATGTGATGTAGACCAAGAGGAAATTGTGGATGAGAGAGCTGTGCAGGATGTGGAATCACTGTCAAATCTGATCCAGGAAATCTTGGACTTTGATCAAGCTCAGCAGATAAAATGCTTTAATAGTAAATTGTTCCTGTGCAATATCTGTTTCTGTGAGAAGCTGGGTAGTGAATGCATGTACTTCTTGGAGTGCAGGCATGTGTACTGCAAAGCCTGTCTGAAGGACTACTTTGAAATCCAGATCAGAGATGGCCAGGTTCAATGCCTCAACTGCCCAGAACCAAAGTGCCCTTCGGTGGCCACTCCTGGTCAG GTCAAAGAGTTAGTGGAAGCAGAGTTATTTGCCCGTTATGACCGCCTTCTCCTCCAGTCCTCCTTGGACCTGATGGCAGATGTGGTGTACTGCCCCCGGCCGTGCTGCCAGCTGCCTGTGATGCAGGAGCCTGGCTGCACCATGGGTATCTGCTCCAGCTGCAATTTTGCCTTCTGTACTTTGTGCAGGTTGACCTACCATGGGGTCTCTCCTTGTAAGGTGACTGCAG AGAAATTAATGGACTTACGAAATGAATACCTGCAAGCAGATGAGGCTAATAAAAGACTTTTGGATCAAAGGTATGGTAAGAGAGTGATTCAGAAGGCACTGGAAGAGATGGAAAGTAAGGAGTGGCTAGAGAAGAACTCAAAGAGCTGCCCATGTTGTGGAACTCCCATAGAG AAATTAGATGGATGTAACAAGATGACATGTACTGGCTGTATGCAATATTTCTGTTGGATTTGCATGGGTTCTCTCTCTAGAGCAAACCCTTACAAACATTTCAATGACCCTGGTTCACCATGTTTTAACCG GCTGTTTTATGCTGTGGATATTGATGACGATATTTGGGAAGATGAGGGTGAAGACTAG